In the genome of Triplophysa dalaica isolate WHDGS20190420 chromosome 17, ASM1584641v1, whole genome shotgun sequence, the window AACATGTCGGAGCACCGCCCACTAGGCTATTGGCTCCAACAAGACAAACTCTTTTTGCCTAAATTCATTTAGACTCAAAACGGTCTTCTTGAGTCAGTAAATGGTGACCTTTTAGTGCTGACAATAAGGGAGCACGTCCATCTGCTTTCACATAATGTTTAGGAAACATTGGCGCCTCAGTGGCTTCACGGTCAATATATTTACAGATCTATATTTGAGGCAACTTTTTGTAGCtatataaaaatcacatttactgtgatttacatacatttacctTTGTAGGCCTAAAGTGAGCACTATAAAGGATATTGATGTAAAAGGCACCAACAACAAGCAACACAGGTGTGCACATTCTGCACTGTGTAACgggtttgtttttttagaaaacatacTAAGCAAAATGTCATCATTGTTGTGCAAGGAAATGGTCATGACAATTTTTTCAATCACAATCACCTCGAGCAGCTTCCGCACGATTTCATATCATATAAAGCTAGAAAACTGGTCACAAGGCACAACATTTTACTGTGAAATAGACTAGTTTTTACAAGATGGCGCCTGTGTGCTTTTGCGACGCAAGGGTCGGCAGACTCATTTCCGGTTGTTTGACACTATCGAGTTGTTTTGGCTAAACGGAGTACTCAGCAATGTAAAGAGGATCGGTCCTATTGGtgatatatttctttttttaaactaaaaaacacCAATATTTTCCACCCAAAATCCTCCTTTTCCCAAACAGTACGAAATTAATCTGCCGACCGTGACGTCCCAAAAAAACCTCACATGCGCCATCTTGTGTAACCAGCGAATTGCACTAACATTTCAAAGTTCCATCCAAATTATGCATTTGTTTAATGGAGTGAACAACCTTTCTTAGCAAGAGCAGCAAGAAATATCAAATACTGCCAATATTTGCACAGATACAAGATAGTAATCACCATCACACAATCCTACAGTAACTAAAATCTGTCGCAGCACATGACAAAACATCTCCAAACCTTTAAAACACCCCCCAAAATATACTGAACGatattaaaaaatctatttagaAATCTAAGCCCAGGTTTcgcagacaaggcttaagactagtcaccgactaaaatgaattttgagctgtctcaactgaaaataacttgccctgacatatcttaaaatatgtctgtgccattgttttggttcaagatgcacatcagtaatgtttttttttctacggcattttaataaaagcgacttaaatagcCTAAATAAACTAAGGCACAGTCCAATCTAGACTGAGCAttgtctatgaaaccgggcctaaaTTTCTTGATTTGGACCACCAGACCTCTGAATAAGCTCATATCCACATAAACAACCAGTTCTCTCATAATAACTTTTATTGGAGGCATAAACCTCAAACTACCTGGTTGTGCAAATTAAATTTTCTCTCATCTTAAAACCCagcttcatttgtttttaactgcatttaaacacacactttgAATGGTGGTCCCGTCGGCAGAGCTCAGCCCCTAATGCCCAGAACTATTAGGGTCCTGGCTCTCAGCTGGGCTCTGCCAGAAACAAATCCACATTTTCATTCAAACCTCCTGCAGTTTCTCCTTCTTCTGGATGAAATTAGAAAAGCACTTTGCAAAAGGACATGCTGGGAAAAGTGGGATCAGAAGTTTGGTATATCTTTAGCCGACTTAGAAACAGCGGCTCTGGGGATGATGAAAGTGCTTATGAGTAATTCTTATTGATgagggttttgttttttattagccAGTTTCTTGCTGAATTTTATAGTCTAAACTTGTGATGGTAACTTAAAGGGGGAGACAGAAATAGAcggaaaataacaacaacattctcATGTACGCGCAACCCAACGTGATCACAAAACAGCAGCCAAATTAAACTCACCACAATGCTTAGAAATGGTTACAATAAGATAGTTTGTCAAATTGTCAACGATATCTGTACGCTGCTGTTGTCGAACTTCACGCGGCGATGCGCAGGCGCAGACGGATTTGTCAAACACCAACGAGTGTGTAAGCACCTCGTGAAGTGAAACACACTTATATTTGGTGTATTTATTATCTATGTTGTAAAGGTGTTTTGGTGGACTAACAATGAAAAAGTCGAACAGTTTCATGATGCGATGTTCAGACCGGAAGTCGTGCTGGGCTATCAACGCCTTTAAACAGCGATACCTGCCGGCGGAAGCATGAACACACACAGTTAAGCATTGATTGTGTTGATTTTggtattaaaatgtgttgttttttgcacatgacAAAGCGtttcttttttaacatatttagtAAGAACTCAACAAAAGACAATGCAGAGAAacaagaaaattaataaaaatcaataagtatTAATACCAATTAGCAGAATGAATTTTAGTAGTATAGTGAACCAACGGACAATATTTATGATAATCATGTTattatagttatattatattttcagTAATTGTTTTTAAGTTCAAGTTGAAGAAGCCTTGTAAAGCTAACTGTGACAGTTTACCTATTagatcaaatattattttaaaccttATCTATATTTAatactaaatattatttaataaaaatatatgtttgtgtgctaTTATTAAGTAAAAAGGTGGATCTATCCTACATATCCTCATTTTATTAACTGGTATAGTCGGGAAAGGGATGGAGAAAGGAATCGAGCCTCTTCTCCAAGGACAGTAAACTAAACTGGTTTATCATTATCAAGACCAGATGGCCAAGTGAACCTGAACATACAGGCACTGCCAATACCACACATGACCACCAGATGGCAGcatataagaaaaatatttccCCCAAATTATTTACTTCATAGCTATAGTGCAGCATAGGCATTACTTTTGACATGAAATAGAGTCTCCTGAAATATTTGCCATGCAttctatatttttaatgtacacAAATGTTATCAGTTAAGTAATGCCATGGCACTGTGATGTGGATGGATATGGTCTTCTTGTGATTTTAATATGAGTGTTTTTTACTGTACTGTTTAAAAAGGCAGGACAAGTATGTTTCGtaatacatttgttcatttattggAAACCATTGGCCCTCTGCAGGGCAACAATCAgtcatgtatgtttgtgtgcttAACAAACCTATGCAGCTTTTCTCAGTAAATTCTCAGGGAGACAGGGGCAAGATCATGAGACATACACATCTCCTTTCTGCTATGTGCAAGACCATCTCTAAATGCAAATTCTTTCAGGTATTTCAAGGTAATACGTTTGTGCCTTTCTTAAGTACAATACACTAGCCATATTCCCTAAAACTCAAATCATCTCACATAGCCTCTTCATTTGATGGAAATATTTGCTGCTTTAAAACCAAAAAGTCAACAACATTCACATTTGCGATGGCTGATAAGGACAATGTTAAAGACAGGGATTAAAAACAACGCTTTGACACAATGAGATCTCTCATAAGACAactctgaataaataaaacaatatgaaaCGTCACATAAATGTCCGATCTCGCAGGTTGTCCCGTCTTTAAATACATCACAGCCACAGCTTTACAAATTCTACACGACTcttcaaaaaacaaataaaaataatttgttgcacatacaaacaaagacaaacactaTTTTACAATTCAAACAGAAACTGGAATGATCTGTTGTAATAAAAACGATTTGagaccaaaataaaataaaccatttaaatatgttataaagaagacaaatttacagtttttaaaactttagtAGCCTTAGTACATTATATTACAGATAGATATGGTTTTTAGTAACGTTGAGGAGAAGTGCATAGCAAAATAGAGCGGAATTATCTTTCAGTCGTGGTAGAAAATTCTGATCGACCGGCGTGTAAAAAAGCATCCAACAACTCAAACATTTAAGGcagatttgattatttaaaattgGCATAGTCTGAGAAAATGTCGACAAAGTCCTGTACCACTCTGTAGCAGAAATCATACTGCTCctgagaacagagagaaagacagagagagatgtggGATTTAGTCTTAAAATATTGAACAGTTTGCCAAAAATACCATtgctattcatttatttgatcattaatatttaataattactaaacagtatttatgaataaatgacTGTAAATCGTAACAAATAaaagatgaattaaaatcacttttgaaaaatctaaaaaactcagttttcattttgttttaagataAAACGCATTTTGCTGAAACTAAAATTGAATTCTGTGAGAAGATTTAAGGAACTGAACTGACCACCGTCTGAACCATGTGTGGCCGCTGCATTCGTAAACTCTTGACGGTCTGAAAGACGTCCAGCAAACCTTCAGCTTTCACACGCTCCAGAATATTACTGAGAGCGACAAATGTACCGGTCCGTCCTGCTCCAGCGCTgtacatcacacaaacacacacgagtCAGCCATGACGTTCATTACAGAAAGTGACGTGacgtgatgtgtgtgtgtgtgtgttacctgcagtgCACCACTATGGGATGGTTGCCCGACTGCTGCTGTTGTTTCTGAACGGATGCAATGATGTCAATCATTCCTTTACCTTCGGCTGGGATGCCGATCTCCGGCCAGCCGTGGAAATGAAAGTGTCGAACtaaacgtgtgtgtttgtcctgTCAAAATCACACACAGTGATCAGTTATACCATCAACACACATTGCGATCAGAAATCTTATGACAGATTTATCATTCGTTTAGTatcaaatcatcaaaacatttaaatgatttacaaaGACAAAGAGTTAGACAACCAGGGGGACTTTACAAACTTTCAAGCAAGcctaaaattaattaaaatgatttaaataagacaaaacaagcattaCAATAAACTGAAACAATCAAGACATTTCCTTAGTGTGTTGATAtcgtttataaaaaaatacatatttcaaaatatcaagatgcagaaaaaagtaatttgtaGACATTGTCAGATTGTCAAATTTTGTTGAGCACTAAAGGAAATTAACCCTTAAACAAAATAGTTATTAATCTGCCAAAAAAACGTGGTGGATACACTTTtactacaataaaaacaaagtaaaaaaaatgacagcaaAGCACAAGTCAATGAATAGTAAAGCAAGAATGATGACGGAAATTGAATAGGCAAATACAACGCACTTTCCAAACATGCTTCGTTTTATAATGTGCACAAAATCATAAGTATTTTATTGTGAATATTTGCTCTATAAATTCACACATCCAGCAGACAGAAACTCACCGGTCCGTATGTGAGCAGCAGATCTTTAAGACTGAACGTGTCACACAGCGTGTCTCCTTTCATCTCCACTGTGAAATCTCCATACGTCACAGAGTTCTCAGAGGGCCAGTACTGAAAACACTTGTCCTGCGACACACACAAGCAAAGAAAAAGATGACGCGATTGCTCTGAAACTCACACAAGAGTGCCCAGATGGCTTTGCGTTGTTGTGTGTACCTGCTCTCGCTCCTGTAGTTCTGTCAGCATTACGATCGAGTGACACTTCCACTCCCAAACCATCCTCCAGAAATCCTCCACCGTGCTTGACAGAGGACCCTGCGTCGCGATGAAATAGTCCTTCTGTCTGTACccctgcaaaacacacacaaacgtctATATAGAAACAACTTGTCATGTATAAACACTTATGTGAAAAGAGTGATTAAATACCTACATCAATGAAAGATGCGTTGATATAATCGGTGAACTCCTGACCTCTTTTCATCGACATGATGACTCTGTTAAAGTCatctaaaaaacattaaatgaaaatgaactgaTTCTTTCATTCCTGGTGTGAGGAACAATTTTTACAGGATTACACGTAGATTAAAAGAAAGATTTCTAAATAAATTCATTagattaatatatatttgttcaggttttattcaaagtgacgataacaaatgacaaaacatttaacattttgtcctAGGAACAAACAATAGGCATTGTACACAAAGCTTGTTTTACAATGAGAAAATCGTAAGAACGAATTAAATTTTTATCcatatttattctattttaaagTGTGTCATTTCAGTACAATTATTGGctcataaaaatgttaattttatgaatttttgaagtgttttaaCAATCAACCTGTTTtgcatacatactgtataatccCGCCCCCAAACTCACGGCATTGGTTACTCTTAAATCCCACCCAGTCGTCACTAActgatttgaaatgttttattttaacaaattcaGATTTGTATCAGTTTCTAGAACCAGATTTCATTTCAGGTCTTTCATCTTGACAGATGACGTTAAACTCACATGGAATAATCTGAAGGACTCTGTTTTTCTTCATGTTGGCAGGAAGGTTTCCCATTCGCATATTTTCCTTCATGATGCGCATGTTTGTGAGTTTCTAGAAAAAACAGTGTTAACAAGTGTTAATATAACCAGCTGAAAAAACCTGAACATTAGTGTGAATACATATTCTTAAGGGGCGACGTCTCCCACCTTAAACTCCTCCTCCAGGCCCACGCGGTCAAGCGGTACAAAGGTGTTGTGCAGTTTATCCAGGTGACCCTCCAGAGAAGACACATCAAGCTCTGTGTCCCCGTACAGATAATACTCCAGAAGAGCTTGATAGATGAAAGAGTACTGTAACTGTAACACACAATGAAGTAAATCCTCattaatttggtttatttattatgttcaaaaacatgaataacAAAGCATAtcagattttctttatttaaatgtctcttTCATCATGTCTTAGACGGGCTGAAAGCAGCTTATAAAAGTgatgtaaagaaatgtattaaattgatacatgtattaaatgtgttaaaGAGTTGATTACATCCGTGCGACACTGTTCAGACACtgtaacaatggaaacaaaTGAAAGTGTTCTGCTCACGTCTGTCTGAATAAGCTGTGACCTCTGCTCTCGGATCCGTGACACGAATCCAAACACGTCCACCTTCTGTTCTGTGTGCGTCATGTCAATCATAGCGTCAATGACGATGAATGTTCCTGTTCTGCCCACTCCGGCACTGAGACGGAAAGAAAGAATAATAACATGAATGATATTTCCACATCATTACtgttattaatgtaatgtatcTATGAAAGATAAGTATTTCAAGATCTCAATGACCACCAAAATGTGTGCAAAGATTGTccattattatacatttttggtgTCTTGCCTTTACTTGTACAGCTTGGTGATAGAAAGGACAGGAAGCGTTCtgtcttcttttttattcattcttttgtTCTTACatacttctttttttctttctctttttgtttctttgtttctttcactttctttcttgtctAACTTTCGTTCTCTTATTCTGTCTCTttcatacatacatttttttaattttttcttttgtatattCTTAacttcctcttttctttcttttctaccttcattctttctttctttttgtccaTCTTTCGTTCTCTTATTCCGTCTCTTTTATTGTTTAACTTCTTTAGCTTTTTTCTTCCTTTCCCCTTTCCTTATTCTCTGTCATtcagtctttctttctttcactctattattctttctttcattctccgacgattatttcattattattaaaacaagaTTAGCTCTGAATGTGAATGTTACAGAAACAtccatttatataacaaaagtaCATTATAattggatttatttttatttcatttcttttcaagtTAGATGGTATGCCAGCCTTTATTTCAATTAGCAATTGGGCATGAAACAAAATTTGGGAAACACTGATCATCAGCAATGGTGTGTTTGGTCCTATttagcatttcaaatgattttctCCCGTCTAGTCTCAATCTGAACACTAGAGGGCAGGAGCGGTCAACCAACAACATGCACAAACCCTCAAAAGGGCTTTTCACTGGAGCGGCTGCTTATCGCTCACACTGCATTTGGTTGTTTAGGTCACAAGTAGTGGACAGCAGGTCAAGACGATGACACACAGACTAAAACTCAATCCACAAACGGTTTATTGTCTCATGAAACATCCATTGACCTACATACATTCACTTTACATATCTGACCAATCAGCAGAGAGAAGAGACCTTTCTTCACCTAATTCAAATCACATGCTAATCACTCTGAATAATGTATTTCATTGTCTGATGGAATAAATTATGCATGCGCGACAGACACCTCCAGACTGACGCACCCGTCTGCGGGGTCTCCAAAATAATGAGATAGAAGTTGTGTCAAATTTGTCTTTGTCTGAAAGTTTCAGCTCATATTCCATCGGATGGGATTTTGTCAGTCTACTCAAATTGAGAAGTTTGTCAATGTAGATTGGGAAGAAAAATATTTCAGCATATATTCATCCTTACGTCCTTTAGAAACCTTTGTGTGaatctttcttcagtggaacacaaaagaagatattttgagaaatgttttacattcatacaatggggttcaatgttgtttcaactttcttttaaagatgtcttttgtgttctgcagaagatagaaactTGTACTGGTTTGAAATCAcatcagggtgaataaatgatgaaagatgtttaattttggggtgcactatccctttaaatcttacAAAAATGATATCCGATGCACTTGAAATATAagaaattacaaatatttttaaatagtttttaatgtttcataaaGGAAATGTAAGTGGTGTTTGCAAATAGCCATCTACATGCCAGAAAGTAGTTGTCAGGATGTGGACACTCGCGGTTGCAAAAATGCCCCATAGCAACAAATATAGCTTTAAATGTGTTGCTATATGGTTGCTAGGTTTCTCTAAACTGTTGCATGATGTTATTAAGAGACGTAGAAGCTTCTTTTTATATTCTGGTCTCCACAACGTTTATTCGAGTCTCTGCGCCCAACAGTGTATTGGTCGTACCTGCAGTGCACCACGATGGGTCCGGCGTACGAGGGGTTCACCTGCTTCACCTTCTTGAGGAACTTGAGCATGCCAATGGGAGAGAACGGAACACCGAAGTCCGGCCAGCTGGTGAAGTGCAGTTGAGTGACCAGACGGGGTGTTTTGGTTCCGTCACTGGCCTGCTGCGGTGGACACAGGGCGGATGAGGGTCAGATCACATGAGGACAAACATGTTGACACGAGCATGTGATGAGGTAAACGTACATATTGCACACAGAATTTACGTATCGTGTAGTCCACCAGCACAGTGAAGTCTTCCACAGCAACACGAACATTACCGTACGTCCAACATCCCTGATCGGGCCAATACTGATAACACTTATCctacagagacagagagagagacagatgagaTGAGAGAGAGCACAAGACAcgttcaaataaattaaataactttctttctttcttccatcGTGTCTGTCTTTCTGCGTTGTTTTTCTCTTCCGTTCACAGTTTCGTTCagtctttctttcattctttcactcatttttttattattccatTCACTCTATCATTCTGTCTTCTTTCACACATTCTTTTCTTCtgtctttcattctttcttccaTTTTTTTGCTGTATCGTTTTGTcttcttcattatttttttccGTCTTTCTTCGatacttctttctttctttctttctttcttttttttccctttcaGAGTTCGTTCA includes:
- the ptprea gene encoding receptor-type tyrosine-protein phosphatase epsilon isoform X2, which produces MKKSSSFRWLKNQRKAVITATDKKVPNGILEEQEQQTVVLLPRSPSTSKTYFPIPVDNLEEEYRIRSADDGKLFREEYNSLPGGSAHGTYEEANKEENKEKNRYPNILPYDNSRVTLTHVDGVSCSDYVNASYIDGYKDKNKFIAAQGPKQDTAADFWRMIWEQKSATIVMLTNLKERKEDKCYQYWPDQGCWTYGNVRVAVEDFTVLVDYTIRKFCVQYQASDGTKTPRLVTQLHFTSWPDFGVPFSPIGMLKFLKKVKQVNPSYAGPIVVHCSAGVGRTGTFIVIDAMIDMTHTEQKVDVFGFVSRIREQRSQLIQTDLQYSFIYQALLEYYLYGDTELDVSSLEGHLDKLHNTFVPLDRVGLEEEFKKLTNMRIMKENMRMGNLPANMKKNRVLQIIPYDFNRVIMSMKRGQEFTDYINASFIDGYRQKDYFIATQGPLSSTVEDFWRMVWEWKCHSIVMLTELQEREQDKCFQYWPSENSVTYGDFTVEMKGDTLCDTFSLKDLLLTYGPDKHTRLVRHFHFHGWPEIGIPAEGKGMIDIIASVQKQQQQSGNHPIVVHCSAGAGRTGTFVALSNILERVKAEGLLDVFQTVKSLRMQRPHMVQTVEQYDFCYRVVQDFVDIFSDYANFK
- the ptprea gene encoding receptor-type tyrosine-protein phosphatase epsilon isoform X1, which codes for MVLVFFLAVTESNATTSDNNDDQLQSSPYILPTLLGLFVLILVVGLLTWCFLRLKNQRKAVITATDKKVPNGILEEQEQQTVVLLPRSPSTSKTYFPIPVDNLEEEYRIRSADDGKLFREEYNSLPGGSAHGTYEEANKEENKEKNRYPNILPYDNSRVTLTHVDGVSCSDYVNASYIDGYKDKNKFIAAQGPKQDTAADFWRMIWEQKSATIVMLTNLKERKEDKCYQYWPDQGCWTYGNVRVAVEDFTVLVDYTIRKFCVQYQASDGTKTPRLVTQLHFTSWPDFGVPFSPIGMLKFLKKVKQVNPSYAGPIVVHCSAGVGRTGTFIVIDAMIDMTHTEQKVDVFGFVSRIREQRSQLIQTDLQYSFIYQALLEYYLYGDTELDVSSLEGHLDKLHNTFVPLDRVGLEEEFKKLTNMRIMKENMRMGNLPANMKKNRVLQIIPYDFNRVIMSMKRGQEFTDYINASFIDGYRQKDYFIATQGPLSSTVEDFWRMVWEWKCHSIVMLTELQEREQDKCFQYWPSENSVTYGDFTVEMKGDTLCDTFSLKDLLLTYGPDKHTRLVRHFHFHGWPEIGIPAEGKGMIDIIASVQKQQQQSGNHPIVVHCSAGAGRTGTFVALSNILERVKAEGLLDVFQTVKSLRMQRPHMVQTVEQYDFCYRVVQDFVDIFSDYANFK